The segment catATAGTAATACAGTGGATAATGTTATTATTAGAATCttggtttatttatttagaCATGACTAGATCTTAACCGTACAAGTGAAGGATAAGATTCACAAAAGGGGTCAATATGTCTgcttgtttttttaaattaagcACGATCGTTTGATAAGACTAGTTTCCGAGCACGCGCTTTGCGCGTGTAACCCGTGagtatattatttcttaaaagataatattactaaataataaaatatatctaattGAGATTTCTTACTTTGTTTTACTACTAATTGTGACACTCCAATTTTCTGACCTCCAAATGAATGCATCAAGATAATAGTAtgagaaattaataaaataaactttgtttgtaatttaaaaaataagtttgcaaagctaaaaggaaaaataacaactatctaaattaaatttcttgatAGTTCCGTTTTATTGGTAGAATAATGCTAGATAGTGTAAGATTAACTTTGAGTGAAGGAAAACAAAACCTTTCAACTTTATTAATGAATGTGTTTTAagtattgtattaaatttttatccacaaacactttaaactaattagttaactataaatatttaaaactaagatgtaaaaagttttatcatttatattttaaaaatcaagatatttatgaataactactatttttatataaaattaaattctgttatatataacttatccaccattaatctaatattatatgtttcaccttttttttttcataaaaagaaaagaaaagagtaaacatcctattttatcacattcattcttAAAGATGgaaattaatgtatatgtaaaaaattataagtacggagaaaagaaaaaaaaaggtacacATGAGCAAGATAATTAGgcatttcattttgtttgtctCTATAGTAAAACTGAACATTTGagcatacaaaatacaaatatgaatttagagCAACTTGCTAataaaacaagaattcaactatATGAAGAGAGACAAAAGAATCTTATTATAATTCTTACTACAAATAAGTATAACACTAACACATCAAGCTaccttttttttccataaaaagaaaagaaaagagtaaacatcctattttatcacattcattcttaaagatgaaaattaatgtatatgtaaaaaattataagtacggagaagagaaaaaaaatttcattttgtttgtctCTATAGTGAAACTGAACATTTGagcatacaaaatacaaatttgaatttaGAGCAACTTGCTAataaaacaagaattcaactatATGAAAAGACAAAAAAGTCTTATTATAATTCTTACTACAAATAAGTATAAAACTAACACATCAAGCTCCGATGATTCAGTAATTGAATTCTTATCTATTCTCATAACTTCATAAGGGAATCTCACAACTTTCACCTCAAATTGTGACATTATTTCACATGTTTAGAGTTCCTACATACAAGAATTGTAGGAGTGGTAAATAAAAGTTCTtcttgaaaaagttaaatttatagaacaaaattatggaaacatgaaaagtcacatgaattattgttaaaataaatataaaaaaagatagaaatgaaatttaattttaaagttacatgaatctactttaatttcttgttaattactcatttttgttttattttacatttatattagaaatttgaaaggtcaagattatgaaatgagaataagaagattatatatatatatatatatatatatatatatataaattatattagttttaatttattagaggggcaaaatggtaattcaacttttaagttttgagcttcatgcttataataatatatgatgtataagaatagtacaaatattaaattttagtataatatttgaTTGCAAATGTAAGTGTGATATTAGTTATAAATCGTATTTTGTACTACTCTTACATGGTAACTCTTGGTATTAGTAATACCGAATACTAGTTCTATTTTAATAGACCTTATTCATTtaatacaataaattaaatcGTCATATTTAATACTATTCTTATATATCCGAGAAGTTGATATATATTGTAAGCCACTAACAACTTTTGGATAAGAGTGAACAGAGTCACTTTCAACAAGAATTGGTCAACTTATTATCATATCCAACcctttattttgtgattttgttttccaaattatattttaagCATAATTATAGATTAGTGAAATGATTTATGATCTCGGTGTTTTTtaataaaggaaaatatttttgacttttttcataCTTGATAATGagaattttttaatcttttttttttttagtaaaacaagtcccttaaaaaataactttaaacaAGTTAAACAGATGACATACGATATTAATTGTATCGCCATTATTCAATATATCTTACTTTTACCCTCACTAGGTAGCCTCTATTTACACCACCCCACTTATATAGTATTTATCTATATTATATCTAAATGTTTTTAAGATAATagtaatttaaaagaaaagaagaattgtGAGTTGTCTGATTATGaattacttttattaaaaataaaataaaaatatttctaatttaactttatatcGAAAGGTACGGGTAAgaccaataataaaaaatttgcaTCCCTTTATGTACTCTactaaataattcttttttttttcttttgattattggATTTTAGAGTGGTGCAATTAAGAACGAATCTTGGAGCAACAATAAAATTGATTCTTAATATAGACTTAAGGAAGGGGACTTCCAAGCAACACTACGATTTACTCTTGGTTAAGACTTTCAAAATGGATATTGGAGCAATAGTAAAATTGTTCTTGTACAACCTATAAGTCGATAGTTGAAGTCGTAAACTCAACTAAAATCGTAAAGTCAACTATTGATCATTATATCAAGATAGATTGTCTACATTATCTTCTTGTGGTGCAAGCTTTCCCTAGATTATTGTAGACACGAGATGCTTTGTACACTAAACTAGATGCTTATAGAGTAGGTCAAAGGTGACCAACTTTTGGAGAAAGTATGaggaaataacaaaaaaaaaagtctcttTTATTTGCTAGTTCACCTTGTGATGTGGGCTGAAGAGAAATAGGCAGAGTGATTTATCTTGACACAAATATATTTACTCCATGGTGCTTACATTACACTCTTTACAAGGAGTTGAGCACTCTCATAGATCACAGCATGTAAAATGTGTACTCCTATTCCCTTGACAATCACCCAAGCATAAATTGTAGGCACAACAAAATATATTCATAGAGGgttgaagaaaagaaaggtaAAAACAAACCACTGCAGAATCCAATTCTATGGTTTGCCATTTGGATTTGGCGAATTCTGAGAAAGTTGATGACGGTATGGAGAAGCATGAGAACCATTTGGAATCGAAAGGCTTCTTGGTGGTGGTTGTTGTCCATTCCTTGAGAACGATCCTTGCGTTCTAAGGACATTTCTTGTATTAGGGCTTGGGCTTGATCCAACTCGGTCTGCTTGTGTCGTCTGGAAATAGTAGGAGGAGCTGGCCATGTCCTTGAGGTTTGGCAAAGGCTTCAAGGCTTCGACCACATCACTCATCATAGGTCTGACTTTGGGATCCCGGCTAAGGCATCGTGCAGCCAGCTGTGCAGCTTTCTGTGCaccttttatagaaaaatggcCTTCAAGTCTAGGATCTATCAATTTATAAAACCTTCTTCTTTCACCCAAATGTGGCCGTGCCCACTCAACAAGGTTGTGTTCACCGTTTGGCCGGTTCTTGTCCATGGATCTCCTACCTGTCATCATTTCAAGCAGAACTACACCGAAACTGTAGACATCACTCTTTGATGTCAAATGTCCTGAGACAAAAGAGTAGCACAACATGTTTAATTGAAGTTCCACCCAGTAGACGTGAAAAACATTCTAAAGCTTTTCGACAGTGGTTCAGATCATGGAGTCATACAGAGACATTGATATAAAGAAAAACGAGATTAAAATGATTTGTAAGCAAACTAACAGCCAACTAGGTTAGACTTGAAGAGACGCAGAGCCGTCCAAGTAGAAAGTGGGCAAGCATTGTAGGAAGAAAGAAGCAACTGAGATCTCAATCTTACCTGTCATCACATACTCTGGAGCTGCATAACCATATGTTCCCATGACACGAGTAGAAACATGGGTCTTGTCGCCCTCTGGAGCATCTTTGGCAAGTCCAAAATCAGAAAGTTTGGCATTGTAATCCTGAGAGAATGCTTTATtagaagaataataaaaatgggCGAGAGATCAATTTGCCAATGTGTTTGAACACACCGCATCTAGAAGAATGTTGGATGTTTTGAAATCACGGTATATCACTGGTCTTTCTGCTTCCTCGTGAAGAAAAGCAAGACCTTTTGCTGCACCCAATGCTATCTTCATGCGGATGGACCACGGAAGAGGCAGGGACcctgataataaataaattattacaaagttTCATAAAGGATATGCAAGGACATGACATCCACAGCAGTAATCACAGATCAgaacataaaatatttgttcTAGAACTTTGTAAGTACTAACATCAATTCACCAGATACAGACTGCAATactgaaaatcatattttggtTATTCAAGAAATATGCTAAATGCAGAAAACTGGAACATAAAATGCATACAAGACCAATAAAAGGTTAGCCTTTGGTGTAACCATTTGTCTTTTGCAAGAATCACCAAAACCCTCCCAACTATGATTGTAGTGGCCGAACCATAGATCGTACTGAAAAGGAAAGACAAGTAAGACCAACTCCAATCACTTCAAAATAGCTATAAGATCCAGAGTGATGCAGTCCAAGAACTTGGTCACATTCCAAATTGAAGACTGCTATCTTAAGTCAATCAACATTCAAGACATACCCATAGCAAGAGAAGGTAACAATAAAAAGATACTCTCGCCCTGCACGAAGGCAGAACATAGCCAACAGTCAAATCACGTTTGGACCGGCGGTATTTGTATAGtacctttttcaagattctttgTACCCTCAAGGACATAAGTAATTTTTGTTCTGTTAGCACAAAAAGTACATTTCCCATTGATATTAAAGATATAAACACTAGAAGAAGGAAATATATTCACATAAGAAGCTTCTGAACCCTAGCAAATTGACACAGGTCAATAATACAAAGTATGTAATGTAGAACTAAAAGAGCTGACAAGATTGCCGATAAAATATGAAGACTGCCTATAAGTTTTTTTCCTCAAACTCATCTGATGCAGATTTTGCAGAAGGCCTTCAACTTTTCCCTGTTTTTAATCTGTGATGATAACAGAAGAAAGAAAGCAGACTCCCAAAAAGATGATTGCTTGCTAAATGGACAAACCCGCTATGGTTTGATCTGGGATCAGGAAACAATGCGAAAAAATCGTTCCCCCTGTTGGTAGCTTAGCAAATATGGAGAACTCCATAGTACAATTTTTTAACTGGTAGTGGAACATAAATTAATCTGTCTTATCTTCATAGATTGTTaaacagcaacaagtcacagGTGTGATATGCCATGTGACTAAAGCAATTAGTGGTTGCAGAGGAGGTCAGCATGATGCATGTTAATTTAAAACGATGAATAGCTAACCTAAAAATTAACTTATGTGCAACCAAAAATCTCCGGTAATTAATACATCCAAAACATcatttcttctcatttttttgggaggtg is part of the Solanum lycopersicum chromosome 1, SLM_r2.1 genome and harbors:
- the LOC101249749 gene encoding serine/threonine-protein kinase PBL34 translates to MGLGGDGVKGGSWDVEKSKGRKKKEGDEEETGCWMKLRFISSCISSRSKVDNSISGISTRCESKSTNDTKIYQPVAPIISSTTTSNAESNSSTSKLEEELKVFSQLRKFTFNDLKLATRNFRPESLLGEGGFGCVFKGWIEENGTAPVKPGTGLTVAVKTLNHDGLQGHKEWLAEVNFLGDLIHPNLVKLIGYCIEDDQRLLVYEFMPRGSLENHLFRRSLPLPWSIRMKIALGAAKGLAFLHEEAERPVIYRDFKTSNILLDADYNAKLSDFGLAKDAPEGDKTHVSTRVMGTYGYAAPEYVMTGHLTSKSDVYSFGVVLLEMMTGRRSMDKNRPNGEHNLVEWARPHLGERRRFYKLIDPRLEGHFSIKGAQKAAQLAARCLSRDPKVRPMMSDVVEALKPLPNLKDMASSSYYFQTTQADRVGSSPSPNTRNVLRTQGSFSRNGQQPPPRSLSIPNGSHASPYRHQLSQNSPNPNGKP